The following are encoded together in the Capsulimonas corticalis genome:
- a CDS encoding UbiX family flavin prenyltransferase has protein sequence MPNPKRLVVAVTGASGALYAIRFLQQASRHYDQIYLMLSDQAAMVFSTETGGSLSRPFTAAQYLGEEYADAPIQFLDSKDYYTPPASGSFVHDGMVIIPCSMGTLGRIASGVSNDLTTRSADVCLKERRKLILVARDTPFHLIHLRNMVTVTEAGAIVLPAVPAFYHRPKTVEDVVDTVVARVLQNLGVPQTLQPQWQAEDE, from the coding sequence ATGCCCAACCCCAAACGTCTCGTCGTTGCGGTGACCGGCGCCAGCGGCGCTCTGTACGCGATTCGGTTTCTCCAGCAGGCGTCCCGGCATTACGATCAAATCTACCTGATGCTCTCCGACCAGGCGGCGATGGTGTTTTCCACGGAAACGGGCGGCTCTCTGTCTCGCCCGTTCACCGCCGCCCAGTACCTGGGCGAAGAGTACGCCGACGCGCCGATCCAATTTCTCGACTCCAAAGACTACTACACCCCGCCCGCTTCTGGATCGTTCGTCCATGACGGCATGGTCATTATTCCGTGCTCCATGGGCACGCTGGGACGGATCGCGTCCGGCGTCTCCAACGACCTCACCACCCGCTCCGCCGACGTGTGCCTCAAAGAACGCCGCAAGCTCATCCTTGTGGCCCGCGATACACCTTTTCATTTAATTCACCTCCGAAACATGGTAACAGTAACAGAGGCGGGCGCGATCGTCCTTCCCGCCGTCCCCGCGTTCTACCACCGGCCAAAAACCGTGGAAGACGTCGTGGATACCGTTGTCGCGCGCGTGCTGCAAAATCTCGGAGTCCCACAAACGCTGCAGCCGCAATGGCAAGCGGAAGACGAATAA
- the traF gene encoding conjugal transfer protein TraF has protein sequence MKRHLAFVAGAGAVSLFGAAHAVYAQVLPGDIDRSQFRASAHALGMGGSDLLLNDGIDSAAANPAAIGDSGKFSFGLSAEARTDNVKWSDINDVVDNVTKVRDQIDNTTGGISTGQVTAAYDAFDSIYNFAIKAGAQPNGGPATLKAVGAPSLGFSFGKFGVIAYGGVAVNLKLSAGTGTGPGLGLGLIPTGVVRPSAVQIGDKRKVSVDGGLLAMSTVAVPIAVPIAVGVIGVSPKFVRADYGALSYTADASNNLISGTNYNSVSDQKLDVDLGFQSKSFLGVRYAAVVRNLLQPKFNLKRRVGGHDQAGDFNFTNSTEFDLGAMYTKENASYVVEEHNLSGANGANSTFHLGGEYRVGPVFALRAGYDDDRFVAGLGFNLHGTRFDIASSSDPDQRIAASVTGKF, from the coding sequence ATGAAGAGGCACTTGGCGTTTGTCGCCGGAGCGGGCGCCGTCAGTTTATTCGGAGCGGCCCACGCCGTGTACGCGCAGGTACTGCCGGGCGATATCGACCGCAGCCAGTTCCGCGCCAGCGCCCATGCGCTCGGCATGGGCGGTTCCGATCTGCTCCTGAACGACGGCATTGATTCCGCCGCCGCCAACCCAGCGGCGATCGGCGATTCGGGCAAGTTCAGCTTCGGCCTCTCCGCGGAGGCCCGAACCGACAATGTCAAATGGAGCGATATCAACGATGTCGTCGACAATGTCACCAAGGTCCGTGACCAGATCGACAACACCACCGGCGGAATATCGACCGGCCAGGTTACGGCCGCCTACGACGCCTTTGACAGCATCTACAACTTCGCCATCAAAGCCGGCGCGCAGCCGAACGGCGGTCCCGCCACGCTCAAAGCCGTCGGCGCTCCATCGCTAGGGTTCAGCTTCGGCAAGTTCGGCGTCATCGCTTACGGCGGCGTCGCCGTCAACCTCAAGCTGAGCGCGGGAACTGGAACAGGTCCGGGCCTGGGACTTGGGTTAATCCCCACAGGCGTCGTACGCCCTTCAGCCGTGCAGATCGGGGATAAGCGCAAGGTCTCGGTCGACGGCGGCCTGCTGGCGATGAGCACCGTGGCAGTCCCCATCGCCGTACCTATCGCCGTTGGCGTGATTGGCGTGAGTCCCAAGTTTGTGCGCGCCGATTACGGCGCATTGAGCTATACGGCGGACGCCAGCAATAACCTCATCTCGGGGACAAACTACAACAGCGTCAGCGATCAAAAGCTGGACGTGGACCTTGGATTCCAATCCAAATCCTTCCTGGGCGTGCGCTACGCCGCCGTCGTGCGCAATCTGCTCCAGCCAAAATTCAATCTCAAGCGCCGGGTCGGCGGACACGATCAAGCTGGCGACTTTAACTTCACCAACAGCACCGAGTTCGACCTCGGCGCGATGTACACCAAGGAGAACGCCAGCTACGTCGTCGAGGAGCACAACCTCAGCGGCGCGAACGGCGCCAACTCCACCTTCCATCTCGGCGGCGAATACCGCGTCGGCCCCGTCTTCGCCCTCCGCGCCGGCTACGACGACGACCGTTTCGTCGCGGGCCTGGGCTTCAACCTCCACGGAACACGCTTCGACATCGCCAGCAGCAGCGACCCCGACCAGCGCATCGCCGCCTCCGTCACCGGCAAGTTCTGA